One Porphyromonas pogonae genomic region harbors:
- the der gene encoding ribosome biogenesis GTPase Der, with protein MSNLVAIVGRPNVGKSTLFNRLTQTRQAIVNEVSGTTRDRQYGKVLWLDKEFSIVDTGGWVVGSEDVFEGEINKQVEIAMDEADLILFVVDVENGITLEDDEVAAKLRRSKKPIILVANKADNFAQHYAASEFYSFGLGDPFCVSAISGSGTGDLLDKVVEALPEKAEEIIEPDCPRIAIVGRPNAGKSSLVNAFIGEERNIVTDIAGTTRDSVYTHYNKFGLNFYLVDTAGIRKKGKVDEDLEYYSVIRSIRAIESSDVCVLMIDATRGIESQDLNIFSLIQKNSKGLVVCVNKWDLVEDKSTAAIKHYQEAIRSRFAPFTNFPILFISALTKQRIFKVLETVSEVYKNRSTRVATHKLNEVMLPIIEATPPPAWKGKYIKIKYVMQLPTAVPSFAFFCNLPQWVKEPYKRFLENKIRENWNFEGTPINIFIREK; from the coding sequence ATGAGTAATTTAGTAGCCATAGTAGGCCGTCCCAATGTGGGTAAATCAACACTTTTCAATCGCTTGACTCAGACTCGACAAGCCATTGTAAACGAAGTCTCGGGTACCACCCGAGACAGACAGTATGGCAAGGTGCTATGGCTGGACAAGGAATTCTCTATCGTTGATACAGGCGGTTGGGTAGTTGGTTCCGAAGATGTTTTCGAAGGAGAGATCAACAAGCAGGTAGAGATAGCCATGGACGAGGCAGATCTTATCCTCTTCGTTGTTGATGTCGAAAACGGCATCACTCTCGAAGACGACGAAGTCGCTGCCAAACTAAGGCGCTCCAAGAAGCCTATTATTCTCGTCGCCAATAAGGCCGACAATTTTGCTCAGCACTATGCGGCATCTGAGTTCTACTCATTTGGCTTGGGCGATCCTTTCTGTGTATCCGCTATCAGTGGCTCCGGCACAGGTGATCTGCTTGACAAAGTTGTAGAGGCTCTTCCCGAAAAAGCGGAAGAGATCATTGAGCCCGATTGTCCGCGTATCGCCATTGTAGGGCGTCCCAATGCCGGTAAATCATCGCTTGTCAATGCTTTTATCGGAGAGGAGCGCAACATTGTTACGGATATTGCCGGTACTACTCGTGACTCCGTTTATACACATTATAATAAATTTGGGCTCAATTTCTATTTGGTTGATACAGCCGGTATTCGCAAGAAAGGTAAGGTCGATGAGGATCTGGAGTACTACTCCGTTATCCGTTCTATAAGAGCTATCGAGAGCAGTGATGTGTGTGTGCTTATGATCGATGCTACTCGTGGTATAGAGAGTCAAGATCTCAATATATTCTCATTGATCCAGAAGAATAGTAAGGGACTCGTAGTCTGTGTCAATAAATGGGATTTGGTCGAAGACAAGAGCACTGCCGCCATCAAGCATTATCAGGAGGCCATACGTTCACGCTTTGCTCCTTTTACCAATTTCCCTATTCTTTTCATTTCAGCTCTTACCAAGCAGCGCATTTTCAAAGTGCTCGAGACGGTAAGCGAGGTCTATAAGAATAGAAGCACTCGGGTAGCTACGCACAAACTCAACGAAGTCATGTTGCCCATCATAGAAGCTACACCTCCTCCTGCATGGAAAGGCAAGTATATCAAGATTAAATATGTGATGCAACTCCCTACTGCTGTGCCCAGTTTTGCATTTTTCTGCAATCTGCCACAGTGGGTCAAAGAACCGTACAAACGTTTCTTGGAAAATAAAATTCGTGAAAACTGGAACTTTGAAGGCACTCCCATCAACATATTTATCCGTGAGAAATAA
- a CDS encoding YceD family protein produces MKHSDKYTLKLKSLSDGVHEFTFDLDDKYFRDLDSQEVSGGNVCVQATVRKSHEIFDMDFAIDGDVITSCDRCLADMEVPIEADEHLVVKMGPEYQEVNEEVIIVPEKEGVIDLSWIFYEYVVLAMPIQRIHEDGMCDQEMIKHYREHMAGDKMPEEKTDPRWSALKSLKKD; encoded by the coding sequence GTGAAGCATTCGGATAAATATACGCTTAAACTGAAATCTCTGTCGGACGGAGTACACGAATTTACATTCGATTTGGACGACAAATATTTTAGAGATCTTGATTCTCAGGAAGTATCAGGCGGTAATGTGTGTGTCCAAGCTACCGTTCGTAAGTCTCACGAAATATTCGATATGGATTTTGCCATTGATGGAGACGTTATCACCTCGTGTGATCGCTGTCTGGCAGATATGGAAGTGCCCATAGAGGCCGATGAGCATCTTGTAGTAAAGATGGGGCCTGAGTACCAAGAGGTCAACGAAGAAGTAATCATCGTGCCAGAAAAAGAAGGAGTCATAGACCTTTCATGGATATTTTACGAGTATGTAGTGCTGGCTATGCCCATCCAACGGATTCATGAGGATGGAATGTGCGATCAGGAGATGATCAAGCATTATCGTGAACATATGGCCGGTGATAAGATGCCGGAAGAGAAAACAGATCCGCGCTGGAGTGCGCTTAAATCATTGAAAAAAGATTAA
- a CDS encoding DUF4954 family protein has protein sequence MRNYEEKYRELTAKEREMLEINKCSCENWDLLQVAEDFDPNRCGSVHFSGEIKLCRFDREIELPGGVRKKTGIYNAHLHHCSIGENVLIENVTQYIANYNIGAYSIICNLDRMVVSAENTFGNGVRVSVLNETGGREVTLTEKLTAHTAYLSAFYRHDVELVERLEHLSQRFISLKKSSMGEIGCHVEIRSCHTIENVNIGDYARIIGASRLYNGSILSNESAPVFVGYNVICSDFILHSGSSVKDGTTMSHCFLGQGSHLSHLFSAHDSLFFSNCQGENGEACAVFAGPYTVSMHKSSLLIAGYYSFLNAGSGSNQSNHLYKLGPIHQGIVERGSKTTSDSYILWPSHIGPFSLVMGRHVHHIDSSAFPFSYLIEDHNETFLFPGVNLRSVGTIRDAKKWPARDKRLDTCKSDCINFNLLSPYTVGKMLEGYRILNTLKKLLCNTDNQKVVYKNMHIRNQSLEKGMKYYHMAIVKFLGNSLIQKLKDCPCNTDEEIINHLKPASERGLGDWLDLCGLIAPKKEIAFIIEQVKSGAIEDIDQLNKCFRELHTHYYELEWPWAYERLKEWFGLTDNMFTKDKVCSIIKQWEECVVELDRMLYDDARKEFTMSARVGFGIDLNGGDKEIDFENVRGAFETNPFVLEVLDHIERKRALGESMRTKLGC, from the coding sequence GTGAGAAATTATGAAGAAAAATACCGCGAGTTAACAGCGAAAGAGCGGGAAATGCTGGAAATAAACAAATGTTCTTGCGAAAACTGGGACTTGTTGCAAGTTGCTGAGGATTTTGATCCTAATAGATGTGGTAGCGTACATTTCTCGGGAGAGATTAAATTGTGCCGTTTTGATCGGGAGATAGAATTGCCCGGTGGAGTGAGGAAGAAGACGGGGATTTACAATGCTCATCTGCATCATTGCAGTATCGGTGAGAATGTACTTATTGAGAATGTGACTCAATATATTGCCAATTATAATATAGGAGCCTACAGCATCATCTGTAATCTGGATCGTATGGTGGTATCTGCCGAGAATACTTTTGGCAATGGTGTGAGGGTGTCCGTGCTCAACGAAACAGGAGGTAGAGAGGTTACTCTCACGGAAAAACTCACGGCTCATACGGCATATCTATCTGCTTTTTATCGCCATGATGTAGAGCTTGTCGAACGCTTGGAGCATCTTTCGCAACGTTTCATCAGCCTGAAAAAAAGCAGTATGGGTGAGATAGGTTGTCATGTGGAGATCAGAAGCTGCCACACCATAGAGAATGTGAATATTGGTGACTATGCACGCATTATAGGAGCATCACGTCTCTATAACGGGTCTATCCTAAGTAATGAGTCGGCTCCCGTGTTTGTAGGTTATAATGTGATATGCTCTGACTTCATCCTGCACTCTGGTAGCAGTGTCAAGGATGGTACTACAATGAGTCATTGCTTTTTGGGGCAAGGTTCGCATCTGAGCCATTTGTTTTCGGCTCATGATTCCCTATTTTTCTCAAACTGTCAGGGTGAGAACGGTGAGGCTTGTGCTGTGTTTGCGGGACCGTACACTGTGAGCATGCACAAGTCAAGTTTGCTTATAGCAGGCTATTATTCCTTTCTCAATGCGGGTAGCGGATCCAACCAGAGTAATCACTTATATAAATTAGGGCCCATACATCAGGGCATTGTGGAGCGAGGCTCTAAAACTACCAGTGACTCGTACATCCTGTGGCCTTCTCATATCGGTCCTTTCTCGCTTGTGATGGGGCGCCATGTACATCATATCGATAGCTCAGCATTCCCATTCTCTTATCTGATAGAAGATCATAACGAAACATTCTTATTCCCCGGAGTCAACCTCCGTAGTGTGGGTACTATTCGTGATGCTAAGAAATGGCCGGCCCGAGACAAGCGGCTCGATACCTGCAAGAGTGATTGTATCAATTTCAATCTGCTCAGCCCCTATACGGTGGGAAAGATGTTGGAGGGGTATCGTATTCTCAATACATTGAAGAAACTGCTATGCAATACCGATAATCAGAAGGTGGTGTATAAGAATATGCATATACGCAACCAATCGCTTGAGAAAGGTATGAAGTATTATCACATGGCTATTGTGAAGTTCCTGGGTAACTCTTTGATTCAAAAACTGAAGGACTGTCCATGCAATACTGATGAGGAGATTATCAATCATCTCAAGCCGGCAAGCGAGAGAGGTCTGGGAGATTGGTTGGATCTGTGCGGACTTATTGCTCCCAAAAAGGAGATAGCTTTTATCATAGAACAAGTAAAAAGTGGCGCAATTGAAGACATTGATCAACTCAACAAATGCTTCAGAGAGTTGCATACACATTATTATGAACTCGAATGGCCGTGGGCGTATGAGAGGCTCAAAGAATGGTTTGGTCTAACTGACAACATGTTTACCAAAGATAAGGTGTGCAGCATCATCAAACAATGGGAAGAGTGTGTAGTAGAGCTCGATAGAATGCTCTATGATGATGCGCGTAAGGAGTTTACTATGAGCGCACGTGTGGGCTTTGGTATTGATCTCAATGGTGGAGACAAAGAGATTGATTTTGAAAACGTGCGTGGAGCCTTTGAGACTAATCCCTTTGTGCTGGAAGTGCTGGATCATATCGAGCGCAAGAGGGCTTTGGGAGAGAGCATGCGTACCAAGCTGGGTTGTTGA
- the ung gene encoding uracil-DNA glycosylase: MNVRIDDGWKRILSGEFDKLYFEHLIHTVKQEYAGTHPIYPPGKYIFRALDLCPPEKVKVVILGQDPYHEFGQAEGLAFSVPPGVPVPPSLRNMLQEIKNDTGTPSQIVGGNLLPWVEQGVLLLNATLTVRAGHAGSHQGIGWESFTDEVIRTLANTREHLVFMLWGSYARRKGAMIDRTRHLVLEAPHPSPLSAHRGFLGCKHFSLANKYLEAHHQTPIRW, encoded by the coding sequence ATGAATGTAAGAATTGACGATGGTTGGAAGCGTATTTTGTCGGGTGAATTTGATAAGCTGTATTTCGAACACCTTATCCACACGGTCAAGCAGGAATATGCCGGTACCCACCCTATATATCCTCCCGGTAAGTATATTTTCAGAGCTTTGGATTTGTGCCCACCCGAAAAAGTAAAAGTCGTAATCTTGGGTCAAGATCCGTATCATGAATTTGGACAAGCCGAGGGTTTGGCTTTTTCTGTTCCTCCCGGTGTGCCGGTTCCTCCGAGTTTGAGAAATATGCTCCAGGAGATCAAAAACGACACCGGCACCCCATCTCAAATCGTGGGAGGCAACTTATTACCTTGGGTAGAGCAAGGGGTATTGCTCCTCAATGCCACGCTTACGGTGCGTGCGGGGCACGCTGGTTCACATCAAGGTATAGGCTGGGAGAGTTTCACGGACGAGGTGATACGCACTCTGGCAAATACGCGCGAACATTTAGTGTTTATGTTATGGGGGAGTTATGCCCGTCGCAAAGGGGCCATGATCGATCGCACACGACACCTTGTTTTGGAAGCACCTCACCCCTCTCCATTATCAGCTCACCGCGGATTTTTGGGATGCAAGCATTTTTCTCTTGCCAATAAATACCTCGAAGCACATCATCAAACCCCCATTCGATGGTAA
- the era gene encoding GTPase Era: MEETKHRSGFVNIVGNPNVGKSTLMNVLVGERISIITSKAQTTRHRILGIVNTPDMQIVYSDTPGVLQPNYKLQQSMLGFSESALGDADVLVYVTDIVEKFDKNEKFLERVKKATCPVILVINKIDLSNQQDLEAIVEHWHNELPQAEIIPLSATNRFTVEPLKKRIESLIPPSPPYFDKDALTDRPARFFVTEIIREKILLYYQKEIPYSVEVIVEEFKEDDHKIHIRALVIVERESQKGIIIGHKGAALKKVGSMARQDLERFFEKKIFLEMYVKVEKDWRNRDNLLKSYGYQLGD; this comes from the coding sequence ATGGAAGAAACTAAGCACAGATCAGGATTTGTAAACATTGTAGGAAACCCCAATGTGGGCAAATCTACACTGATGAATGTGTTGGTGGGAGAACGCATCTCTATTATTACATCCAAAGCACAAACCACTCGTCACAGAATATTAGGTATTGTCAATACTCCGGATATGCAGATCGTATATAGCGATACGCCCGGAGTATTACAGCCCAATTATAAGCTGCAGCAAAGCATGTTGGGCTTCTCCGAGTCCGCTCTCGGTGATGCTGATGTGTTGGTGTATGTTACTGATATTGTGGAAAAATTCGACAAGAACGAGAAGTTTCTTGAGCGTGTCAAAAAAGCTACTTGCCCTGTAATTCTTGTGATCAATAAGATCGATCTGAGCAATCAGCAAGACCTCGAGGCTATTGTAGAGCATTGGCACAACGAGTTGCCACAGGCCGAGATTATTCCCCTGTCAGCAACTAACCGCTTCACTGTGGAGCCGCTCAAGAAGCGCATCGAAAGTCTTATCCCTCCATCACCTCCCTATTTTGACAAGGATGCGCTCACTGATAGGCCTGCACGCTTCTTTGTCACAGAGATCATCCGAGAAAAGATCCTGCTGTATTATCAGAAAGAGATCCCTTATTCGGTAGAAGTTATTGTCGAAGAGTTCAAAGAAGATGACCACAAGATACATATACGTGCCCTTGTCATTGTGGAGCGTGAGTCTCAAAAAGGAATTATTATAGGGCACAAAGGTGCTGCGCTCAAAAAGGTCGGTTCCATGGCTCGGCAGGACTTAGAGAGATTTTTTGAGAAAAAGATCTTTCTGGAGATGTATGTCAAGGTGGAAAAAGACTGGCGCAACAGAGACAACCTTCTCAAATCATACGGATACCAACTGGGCGATTAG
- the dacB gene encoding D-alanyl-D-alanine carboxypeptidase/D-alanyl-D-alanine endopeptidase, whose translation MNFLHRLIIGLGTASISIMGVSAQNPAALNYIKNAESREHAQTGLIVRACATGKTLLEYNSNQRMCPASLTKIMTTGAILRLKGPDFHFSTRIFTTGPIQMGTLHGDIIVYGGGDPALESHYTPLDRGRFKRELIAAIEHAGIKEITGDIWVDASRYGDEGVNPTWMVEDIGNYYGTGTYGFNIFDNRINLTLNSVGKVPQVLKANPEHPEMKWINKTTIGRDSVWCMMIPFLNQGIIYGSIPPKQKYYTLKTALPDPATYGAVNIKTWLGQAGVKVDGKGLGAYEPLKTNQGSLVMEYNSLPLDTLLKVTNFRSVNSFAEAMMKEVETANQPIYGQNIIRPYKIEDYWKATLGIQQEEMTLYDGCGLSPKNRITPDVLSRTLLSLMHDANPQDNVFLHSLPRAGKEGSVRSILSDGAVEAYLKSGSMSGVLGYGGYVQNKGNWYVVVFISNDHNSAYVMKHAFDQFVKSYFA comes from the coding sequence ATGAATTTTCTTCATAGACTGATTATAGGCTTGGGCACTGCCTCTATCTCTATCATGGGAGTATCAGCACAGAACCCTGCCGCACTCAACTATATCAAAAATGCCGAAAGTCGCGAGCATGCACAGACTGGGCTTATAGTCCGGGCTTGTGCCACGGGCAAGACGCTACTCGAATACAATAGCAATCAAAGAATGTGCCCTGCGTCACTAACAAAAATAATGACTACCGGAGCCATACTGCGCCTCAAAGGACCTGACTTCCACTTCTCCACACGCATCTTTACTACGGGGCCTATACAAATGGGGACTTTACATGGCGATATCATAGTGTATGGAGGAGGAGATCCGGCATTAGAATCCCACTACACCCCACTTGACAGAGGCAGATTCAAAAGGGAACTCATCGCTGCAATAGAACATGCGGGCATCAAAGAAATAACCGGAGATATCTGGGTGGATGCCTCACGCTATGGCGATGAAGGAGTAAACCCCACATGGATGGTGGAAGATATAGGGAACTACTACGGCACGGGGACTTACGGCTTCAACATCTTTGACAATAGAATAAACCTCACGCTCAACTCTGTGGGAAAAGTGCCACAGGTGCTCAAGGCCAATCCTGAACACCCTGAGATGAAATGGATAAACAAAACAACTATAGGGCGCGATAGTGTGTGGTGTATGATGATCCCCTTCCTCAACCAAGGCATCATCTACGGGAGCATTCCGCCTAAACAGAAGTACTATACACTGAAAACGGCTCTACCCGACCCGGCTACATACGGAGCTGTGAACATCAAAACTTGGCTGGGACAGGCGGGTGTAAAAGTAGACGGTAAAGGCTTGGGGGCATACGAACCTCTCAAAACGAATCAGGGCTCACTGGTGATGGAGTACAACTCGCTACCACTGGATACGCTGCTCAAAGTGACGAACTTCAGAAGTGTAAATAGCTTTGCGGAGGCCATGATGAAAGAGGTGGAGACTGCAAATCAACCTATATATGGACAAAATATCATACGACCATACAAAATAGAGGATTACTGGAAGGCAACGCTGGGTATACAGCAGGAAGAGATGACCTTGTACGATGGATGCGGACTATCGCCCAAAAACAGAATTACCCCGGATGTATTGAGCCGTACACTACTCTCACTGATGCACGATGCTAACCCGCAAGACAACGTATTCCTCCATAGCCTGCCACGTGCGGGCAAGGAAGGATCAGTGCGGAGCATACTCAGTGACGGAGCAGTAGAAGCCTACTTGAAAAGCGGTAGTATGTCCGGTGTACTGGGGTACGGAGGATATGTACAGAACAAAGGGAACTGGTATGTGGTAGTATTCATATCCAATGATCACAACAGTGCCTATGTGATGAAGCACGCCTTCGACCAATTTGTAAAAAGCTACTTTGCGTAA
- the gpmA gene encoding 2,3-diphosphoglycerate-dependent phosphoglycerate mutase yields the protein MKRIVLIRHGQSLWNMENRFTGWTDVDLSPLGVEEAKKAGELMKKEGFFFTQAFTSYLKRAVKTLNQVLDVMDLDWIPVEKTWRLNEKHYGMLQGLNKAETAEKYGDEQVLIWRRSYDVPPTPLEKNDPRSPFMDPRYKGVDEKDLPLTEALKDTVERILPYWEETILPSLKEHDEVLVAAHGNSLRGIIKVLKNISDEDIINLNLPTAVPYVFEFDDNFNLVKDYFLGDPEEIKKLMEAVANQGKKK from the coding sequence ATGAAAAGAATCGTTTTGATACGCCACGGACAGAGCCTGTGGAATATGGAAAACCGTTTTACAGGATGGACGGATGTAGATCTTTCACCTCTTGGAGTTGAAGAAGCCAAGAAAGCCGGTGAGCTTATGAAGAAAGAAGGATTCTTCTTCACCCAAGCTTTTACATCATACCTCAAACGTGCCGTAAAGACTCTGAATCAAGTGTTGGATGTAATGGATCTTGACTGGATCCCTGTAGAAAAGACATGGAGACTCAATGAGAAGCATTACGGTATGCTACAAGGTCTCAACAAAGCAGAAACAGCAGAGAAGTATGGCGACGAGCAAGTACTCATTTGGCGCCGTAGCTATGATGTACCTCCTACCCCATTGGAAAAAAACGATCCTCGCTCTCCTTTCATGGATCCCCGCTACAAAGGTGTAGATGAGAAAGACCTGCCACTTACCGAAGCTCTCAAAGACACTGTGGAGCGTATACTTCCTTACTGGGAAGAGACCATACTTCCCTCCCTCAAAGAGCATGACGAAGTATTGGTAGCAGCACATGGCAATAGTTTGCGTGGTATCATCAAGGTATTGAAAAATATTTCAGACGAAGATATTATCAACCTCAACCTCCCTACCGCAGTACCTTACGTATTTGAGTTTGATGATAACTTCAACCTTGTCAAAGATTATTTCCTCGGTGATCCCGAAGAGATCAAAAAGCTCATGGAAGCTGTAGCAAATCAAGGTAAAAAGAAATAA
- a CDS encoding M48 family metallopeptidase, whose protein sequence is MKHNDIILVGHPAISLNIIYSKRRSMGIYIYANGCAEVRIPHYTSINEIQEFVQSRSNWIEKHRAKIEAYQKQSSNDEVDYTEGTPLRLLGKSYRLQIYESPVISVKIIDDKIVLHCPKDTNRKNIISAWYTMIGKKFLPSLFRPVINQFQNKYKVIPQELKYRKMKSKWGSCSSTGTITLNTELIKAPESCIRYVMIHELCHLLEHNHSKHFYHYLEAEVPDWKSLKQELNTILL, encoded by the coding sequence ATGAAACATAATGATATAATACTTGTAGGCCATCCTGCAATCTCTCTGAATATTATTTATAGTAAGCGGCGTAGTATGGGAATCTATATCTATGCCAATGGATGTGCCGAAGTGAGGATACCCCATTATACCTCCATAAACGAGATACAAGAATTCGTACAATCACGAAGCAACTGGATAGAGAAACACCGTGCCAAGATTGAAGCATATCAAAAGCAAAGTAGTAATGATGAAGTAGATTATACAGAGGGTACTCCTCTTCGTCTATTAGGCAAGTCTTATAGATTACAAATCTATGAGTCCCCAGTTATTAGTGTCAAAATCATTGATGATAAAATTGTACTTCACTGCCCCAAAGATACAAATAGAAAAAATATTATAAGCGCATGGTATACCATGATCGGTAAAAAATTCCTACCCTCTTTATTTAGGCCTGTTATCAATCAATTTCAAAATAAATATAAGGTAATACCACAAGAACTAAAGTATCGAAAAATGAAAAGTAAGTGGGGCAGCTGTTCTTCTACCGGGACAATCACTTTAAACACCGAACTCATAAAAGCTCCCGAATCGTGTATCAGATATGTAATGATTCATGAGCTGTGTCATCTACTCGAGCACAATCATTCAAAACATTTTTATCACTATTTGGAGGCGGAAGTGCCGGATTGGAAGTCTTTGAAGCAAGAGCTCAATACCATTCTATTATAA
- the rpmF gene encoding 50S ribosomal protein L32, with protein sequence MAHPKRRQSKTRTAKRRTHDKAAMPTLAKCPNCGAWHIYHTVCQECGYYRGKLAIEKEVAI encoded by the coding sequence ATGGCACATCCTAAAAGAAGACAGTCCAAGACTCGTACCGCCAAGCGTCGTACACACGACAAGGCAGCCATGCCTACTTTGGCAAAATGCCCTAACTGTGGTGCATGGCACATTTATCACACTGTATGTCAGGAATGCGGTTATTACCGTGGTAAATTGGCAATCGAAAAAGAGGTGGCAATCTAA
- a CDS encoding beta-ketoacyl-ACP synthase III has product MSNINAVITAVGGYLPPDKLTNADLEKMVDTNDEWITTRVGIKERRILKDPTKGSSYMAIEAAKDLFNRNSVNAEDIEGIIIATNTADYHFPTTASIVAYELGCKNAFTFDMQSACPSFIYALETGANYIRSGRYKKILVIATDKMSAITDYTDRSTCPLFGDAAGCVLLEPTDDEVGVLDSILRTNGIGKDNLIMRAGGSACPPSHETIDRREHFVYQEGSAVFKHAVRDMSSACREVMKRNHLTHDDVAWVVPHQANLRIIDAVARMLEVPEEKVMINIQYIGNTSCATIPICLWQWEDKLHKGDNLILTSFGAGFTWGAVYVKWAYEGKRNN; this is encoded by the coding sequence ATGAGTAATATAAATGCAGTTATAACTGCCGTGGGCGGATATTTACCCCCCGACAAACTAACCAACGCAGACCTTGAGAAGATGGTTGATACTAATGATGAGTGGATTACCACTCGCGTGGGTATTAAAGAACGTCGTATATTGAAAGATCCTACAAAAGGTTCCTCATACATGGCTATCGAAGCTGCCAAGGATCTGTTCAATAGAAATTCAGTGAATGCTGAAGATATAGAAGGTATAATTATAGCGACCAATACAGCGGACTATCATTTTCCCACCACGGCTTCTATTGTGGCCTATGAGCTGGGGTGTAAGAACGCTTTTACATTCGATATGCAGTCTGCATGTCCGAGTTTTATATACGCATTGGAGACAGGCGCCAACTATATCCGATCGGGCAGATACAAGAAAATACTTGTCATCGCTACCGACAAGATGTCGGCCATAACGGATTACACCGATCGCTCAACCTGCCCGCTCTTTGGAGATGCCGCAGGCTGTGTGCTATTGGAGCCTACTGATGATGAAGTAGGAGTTCTCGATAGCATACTCCGCACCAATGGTATTGGCAAAGATAACCTGATCATGAGGGCCGGGGGCTCCGCTTGTCCACCCTCCCATGAGACTATCGACAGGCGTGAACACTTTGTCTATCAGGAAGGCAGTGCCGTATTCAAGCATGCCGTGCGTGACATGTCATCTGCTTGTCGTGAGGTCATGAAGAGAAACCACCTTACACATGATGATGTAGCCTGGGTAGTGCCTCACCAAGCCAATCTCCGTATCATCGATGCTGTGGCAAGAATGCTCGAAGTGCCCGAAGAGAAGGTGATGATCAACATCCAGTATATAGGTAACACTAGCTGTGCTACTATTCCTATATGTCTATGGCAGTGGGAAGACAAGCTCCACAAAGGAGACAATCTTATCCTCACTTCTTTTGGCGCAGGCTTTACATGGGGTGCTGTGTACGTTAAATGGGCCTACGAAGGAAAGAGAAATAATTAA